One window from the genome of Paraclostridium sordellii encodes:
- the trmL gene encoding tRNA (uridine(34)/cytosine(34)/5-carboxymethylaminomethyluridine(34)-2'-O)-methyltransferase TrmL, which produces MSLNIVLVEPEIPQNTGNIIRSCAATGTKLHLVRPLGFSMEDKYLKRAGLDYWDLVDIQYYDSFDEVREQNPDAKFFYSTTKAKQTHSDVEYEDNSFIVFGKETKGLPESLIMENLDTAIRIPMVDIEKARSLNLSNSVAIVLFEALRQIGYPNLR; this is translated from the coding sequence ATGTCTTTAAATATAGTTTTAGTAGAGCCTGAAATACCACAAAATACAGGTAATATAATAAGAAGTTGCGCAGCTACAGGTACAAAACTTCACTTAGTAAGACCACTAGGATTTAGCATGGAAGATAAGTATCTAAAAAGAGCAGGATTAGATTACTGGGATTTAGTAGACATACAATATTATGATAGTTTTGATGAAGTTAGAGAACAAAATCCAGATGCAAAGTTTTTTTATTCAACAACAAAAGCAAAACAAACTCATTCAGATGTTGAATATGAGGATAATTCATTTATAGTATTTGGAAAAGAAACAAAAGGGCTACCAGAAAGCCTTATAATGGAAAATTTAGATACAGCTATAAGAATACCTATGGTTGATATAGAAAAAGCTAGATCACTTAATTTATCTAACTCAGTAGCTATTGTTTTATTTGAAGCTTTAAGACAAATAGGATACCCTAATTTAAGATAA
- a CDS encoding ABC transporter ATP-binding protein, giving the protein MTNGNVDYSQKVVEMKNITKKFGNFTANDNISLTVHKGEVHALLGENGAGKSTLMNILYGLYHPTSGEIYINGKKVDMANPNVAISHGIGMVHQHFMLVQPFTVAQNIILGTEPTKGIGEIDIKKATEDVLEISKKYGLYVDPNAKVEDITVGMQQRVEILKALYRGADILILDEPTAVLTPQEINELMQIIRNLTKQGKSVIIITHKLKEIKAAADYCTIIRRGKYIGTVKVSDTTEDELASMMVGREVTFKVEKKEPVIGKTVLEIKNLKAKDSRKVQVLNELSLEVRAGEILGIAGVDGNGQSELVEVLTGLRKADSGSIKINGEEILNDKPLNIFKKGIKNIPEDRHKRGLILDFTVSENIVLQRYKEPKFSKNGILKKDAIEKHAETIIEEFDVRPTDYTLKARALSGGNQQKVIIGREVDNIRVDRQKTKKSQLLIATQPTRGLDVGAIEFVHKALINQRDAGNAVLLVSLELDEVMNVADRIAVIYEGNIVGIVDAKDANENTLGFMMAGGAENE; this is encoded by the coding sequence ATGACAAATGGTAATGTAGATTACAGTCAAAAAGTTGTAGAAATGAAAAATATAACTAAAAAGTTTGGAAACTTTACAGCTAATGATAATATAAGTTTGACTGTGCATAAAGGCGAAGTCCATGCTCTTTTAGGAGAGAATGGGGCAGGAAAGTCAACATTAATGAATATATTATATGGATTATATCATCCTACTTCAGGAGAGATATATATAAATGGGAAAAAAGTTGATATGGCAAATCCAAATGTTGCTATATCTCATGGTATAGGAATGGTACATCAACATTTTATGTTAGTGCAACCTTTTACAGTTGCTCAAAATATAATATTAGGAACAGAGCCAACAAAAGGTATAGGGGAAATAGATATAAAAAAAGCAACTGAAGATGTACTTGAAATTTCTAAAAAGTATGGGTTATATGTAGATCCAAATGCTAAGGTGGAAGATATAACAGTTGGTATGCAACAAAGAGTAGAAATATTAAAAGCTTTATACAGGGGAGCGGACATATTAATACTAGATGAACCTACAGCTGTGCTTACACCTCAAGAGATAAATGAGCTTATGCAGATAATAAGGAATTTAACTAAACAAGGAAAATCGGTAATAATAATAACTCATAAGTTAAAAGAGATAAAAGCAGCTGCAGATTACTGCACTATAATAAGAAGAGGAAAGTATATAGGAACGGTAAAGGTATCTGATACAACAGAAGATGAACTAGCATCGATGATGGTAGGTAGAGAGGTAACATTTAAGGTTGAAAAGAAAGAGCCTGTTATAGGGAAAACAGTGTTAGAAATTAAGAACTTAAAAGCTAAAGATAGCAGAAAAGTTCAAGTGCTTAATGAATTGTCATTAGAGGTAAGAGCTGGAGAGATATTAGGAATAGCAGGGGTAGATGGAAACGGACAATCAGAATTAGTAGAGGTACTTACTGGACTTAGAAAAGCTGATTCAGGAAGTATTAAAATAAATGGAGAAGAAATTTTAAATGATAAACCTCTTAATATATTCAAAAAAGGTATAAAAAATATACCAGAAGACAGACATAAGAGAGGTCTTATACTTGATTTTACAGTTTCAGAGAATATAGTACTTCAAAGATATAAAGAACCTAAATTTTCGAAAAATGGGATATTAAAAAAAGATGCAATAGAAAAACATGCAGAAACTATAATTGAAGAATTCGATGTAAGACCTACAGATTATACTTTAAAAGCTAGAGCATTATCGGGAGGAAATCAACAGAAAGTAATAATAGGTAGAGAGGTTGATAATATAAGAGTAGATAGACAAAAAACTAAAAAGTCACAACTACTAATAGCAACTCAACCAACTAGGGGTCTAGATGTAGGAGCTATAGAGTTTGTTCATAAAGCTCTTATAAATCAAAGAGATGCAGGAAATGCAGTTTTATTAGTCTCATTAGAGCTTGATGAAGTTATGAATGTAGCAGATAGAATAGCTGTAATTTATGAAGGTAATATAGTTGGAATTGTAGATGCAAAAGATGCAAATGAAAATACTCTAGGATTTATGATGGCAGGAGGTGCAGAAAATGAGTAG
- a CDS encoding ABC transporter permease — MEDIALILSTTLMYSTPLIFTALGGVLSENSGIVNIGLEGMMTIGAFAGAAAGYLVGNPWIAFLIGGLAGGLFALIHAIATVSFNADHTISGVAINLLAPGVALFTSKILFDGATMTPTISMEDKMPRPLNGLFPDGGILNTIFNTYATVFIAFILVAVVWYILYKTKLGLRIRAVGEHPGAADTLGINVARVRYIAVIASGILAGFGGASMSLAIVSSFRPTLISGQGYIAMAAVIFGKWRPQGAMGACLLFGFSTALAVFFGNPELPFSINENLLSMIPYVITLIVLVLFIKTSKAPTALGTSYKKGER, encoded by the coding sequence ATGGAAGATATAGCTTTAATTTTAAGCACCACATTAATGTACTCTACTCCCCTTATATTTACAGCATTAGGTGGAGTTTTATCAGAGAATTCAGGAATAGTTAATATAGGATTAGAGGGAATGATGACTATAGGAGCATTTGCAGGAGCAGCTGCAGGGTATTTAGTTGGAAACCCTTGGATAGCATTTTTAATTGGTGGATTAGCAGGAGGATTATTTGCTTTAATACATGCAATAGCAACCGTAAGTTTTAATGCAGATCACACTATATCAGGGGTTGCTATAAATCTACTTGCACCAGGAGTAGCTTTATTTACCTCAAAGATATTATTCGATGGGGCAACAATGACTCCTACTATAAGTATGGAAGATAAAATGCCAAGACCTTTAAATGGTTTATTTCCAGATGGTGGCATATTAAATACTATATTTAATACTTATGCTACGGTGTTTATAGCGTTTATATTAGTTGCTGTAGTTTGGTATATTTTATATAAAACTAAATTAGGATTGAGAATAAGGGCGGTTGGAGAACATCCAGGCGCAGCAGATACATTAGGGATTAATGTAGCTCGTGTAAGATATATTGCAGTTATAGCATCAGGGATACTAGCCGGATTTGGAGGAGCATCTATGAGTTTGGCAATAGTATCATCATTTAGACCTACACTAATATCAGGGCAAGGGTATATTGCTATGGCGGCTGTTATATTTGGTAAATGGAGACCTCAAGGGGCTATGGGAGCTTGTTTATTGTTTGGATTCTCTACAGCTTTAGCTGTATTCTTTGGAAATCCAGAACTTCCATTTAGTATAAATGAAAACTTACTATCTATGATACCATATGTAATAACATTAATTGTACTTGTTTTATTTATAAAAACTTCAAAAGCTCCAACAGCTCTTGGAACTTCGTATAAAAAGGGAGAGAGATAA
- a CDS encoding RusA family crossover junction endodeoxyribonuclease yields MIKLVIPGRPISKSNFKLHNIHGQSWMPSKGKHSKYLAYENMIAGYINTQYDGPCIEEDLITILKLYFPNKRMGDLHNYPKSICDGIEKSGIIKNDKQLKPVLLFDFIDKENPRVEIELYPLSKYKVDYTISKL; encoded by the coding sequence TTGATAAAACTCGTAATTCCAGGTAGACCTATAAGTAAATCTAACTTTAAACTTCATAATATACACGGACAATCCTGGATGCCTTCTAAAGGTAAACATTCTAAGTATTTAGCTTATGAAAATATGATTGCTGGATATATAAATACACAATATGACGGTCCTTGTATAGAAGAAGATTTAATTACTATTTTAAAATTATATTTCCCAAATAAAAGAATGGGAGATTTACATAACTATCCTAAAAGTATCTGCGATGGTATAGAAAAAAGTGGTATTATAAAAAATGATAAACAATTAAAACCTGTTCTTTTATTCGATTTCATCGATAAAGAAAATCCTAGAGTTGAAATAGAGTTATATCCTTTATCTAAATATAAAGTAGATTATACTATTTCTAAATTATAA
- a CDS encoding BMP family lipoprotein yields MKFKKFLSLGLVAILSGSMLVGCGGPSKDSGKKDNLKVTMITDVGGVNDQSFNQSAWEGLQKAEKDFGIKANYIESKQESDYATNVETAVDQGADLVIGVGFKLEKAIGEAAKAYPEEKFALVDANFGGNPPANVESIMFNAQESAYLVGLIAGKMTESKKVGFVGGMEGPLIETFEVGYEAGVKAANPDAEVVAQYANNFADPAKGKSITNQMISNGVDIVFHAAGDTGNGVIEAAKEAGKKAIGVDRDQNNIAPETVISSAIKRVDVGVYNTVKSLVDGSFEGGTVVTYGLNEDGVGIAPTTKEDVQPDVLEFVNKQGEKIKNGEIKVPATKAELKESQK; encoded by the coding sequence ATGAAGTTTAAAAAGTTCTTATCTTTAGGTTTAGTAGCAATACTATCAGGGTCGATGCTAGTAGGATGTGGAGGTCCATCTAAAGATTCAGGGAAGAAGGATAATTTAAAAGTAACTATGATAACAGATGTTGGTGGAGTAAATGACCAATCTTTTAACCAAAGTGCATGGGAAGGATTACAAAAAGCTGAGAAAGATTTTGGTATAAAAGCTAATTATATAGAATCTAAGCAGGAATCAGACTATGCTACTAATGTTGAGACAGCAGTAGATCAAGGTGCTGATTTAGTAATAGGGGTTGGATTTAAATTAGAAAAAGCAATAGGGGAAGCTGCTAAGGCATATCCAGAGGAAAAATTCGCATTAGTAGATGCTAATTTCGGTGGAAATCCTCCTGCTAATGTAGAAAGTATAATGTTTAATGCTCAAGAATCTGCTTACTTAGTAGGATTAATAGCAGGTAAAATGACAGAATCTAAAAAGGTAGGATTCGTTGGAGGAATGGAAGGTCCATTAATAGAGACTTTTGAAGTTGGATATGAAGCAGGAGTTAAAGCTGCTAATCCAGATGCTGAAGTAGTTGCTCAATACGCTAACAACTTTGCTGATCCAGCAAAAGGTAAATCTATAACAAATCAAATGATATCTAATGGGGTAGACATAGTGTTCCATGCGGCTGGAGACACAGGTAACGGAGTTATAGAGGCTGCAAAAGAAGCTGGTAAAAAAGCTATAGGTGTTGATAGAGATCAAAATAATATTGCTCCAGAAACTGTAATAAGTTCAGCTATAAAGAGAGTTGATGTTGGGGTTTATAATACAGTTAAAAGTTTAGTTGATGGTTCATTTGAAGGTGGAACAGTTGTAACTTACGGATTAAATGAAGACGGGGTTGGAATTGCTCCTACTACAAAAGAAGATGTACAACCAGATGTATTAGAATTTGTTAATAAACAAGGTGAGAAGATAAAGAATGGGGAAATAAAAGTTCCAGCTACAAAAGCTGAATTAAAAGAATCTCAAAAATAG
- the nth gene encoding endonuclease III → MAKAKVKNRKNIKIILDILEETYPNAKCELNYTTPFELLIATILSAQCTDVRVNKVTEELFKKYNKPEDFAKLSTAEISEEIKSCGLFKSKAQKIKETSVLICSNYGGEVPGNMEELIKLPGVGRKTANVVLSNAFGVDAIAVDTHVFRVANRIGLVKTDTPEKTEFELMRVLPKKRWSLAHHLIIFHGRRMCKARKPECGICPLTAFCDYYQEGKE, encoded by the coding sequence ATGGCTAAAGCTAAAGTAAAGAATAGAAAAAATATAAAAATAATATTAGATATATTAGAAGAAACTTATCCAAATGCAAAATGTGAATTAAACTATACAACACCTTTTGAACTATTAATTGCAACTATATTGTCTGCTCAATGTACAGATGTTAGGGTAAATAAGGTAACTGAAGAGCTATTTAAAAAATACAATAAACCAGAAGACTTTGCTAAGCTTAGCACAGCTGAAATAAGTGAAGAAATAAAAAGCTGTGGATTATTTAAAAGTAAAGCTCAAAAAATAAAAGAAACTTCTGTTTTGATATGTTCTAATTATGGAGGCGAAGTTCCTGGTAATATGGAAGAATTAATAAAACTACCTGGAGTAGGAAGAAAGACTGCAAACGTAGTATTAAGTAATGCATTTGGAGTAGATGCAATAGCTGTAGATACTCATGTTTTTAGAGTTGCAAATAGAATTGGCTTAGTAAAAACTGATACTCCAGAAAAAACTGAATTTGAACTTATGAGAGTATTACCTAAAAAAAGATGGTCGTTGGCACACCATTTAATAATATTTCATGGAAGAAGAATGTGTAAAGCAAGAAAGCCTGAATGTGGAATATGTCCATTGACAGCTTTTTGTGATTACTACCAAGAAGGGAAGGAATAA
- a CDS encoding Lon protease family protein — protein sequence MLKYSNTSELEGLKTIIGQESAIKAMELGLKIDNSAYNIFVAGDSGTGKTTYVLNALKSHAKEKDEHKDWCYVYNFENNREPIAISMQRGMGKLFKKDMEKLIETLLDELKDAFESEDFELAKNELLDDYEIEKDALIQQIKKYGEEKGFKLKSSKVGMIFTPVDEDIDTTTEEFYKIKKELENAAIQVAYKIKDIEEEAKEALLDLEYEIGKFVVSPHIDSLIERYGGFDKVTKYLEDTKNDILEYVYLFYMDEEDLKDKYDKEHFTRYKVNLLVDNGLDQEQAPVILEINPSPANLFGKAEYEYYNGTVKTDFTKLLPGAFHKANGGYLVLYAEQLLRYNLSWDILKKTIQQGEITLDTQTAIRPEKIPVNVKVILIGSNYIYNLMYNYDSEFNKYFKIFVDFDNEMKKDIENEMRVAKFISSYCKEKNLKHFTYEGVQQIIKYSTRITGDKEKLSTNFNKIVEILVEADAYADIRGAKLVDKEDVLKAIRERRERFGKIERKMDESLEKGFTLISTKGSKVGVINGLSVLNMGEYSFGRPSRITVTTAPGSNGIVNIEREVEMSGPIHSKGVLILTGFLLESLAQEFPLSLNANICFEQNYGGVDGDSASGAELYALLSSLSDVPIKQNIGVTGSINQKGDIQVVGGITEKVEGFYFACKKKGLTGNEGIILPRNNLRNLILLEEVNQAIEDGIFHIYPIDRVEEAIAILTDKTFDEVKDLALKKLKKYYDLDKK from the coding sequence ATGTTAAAGTATTCTAATACCTCAGAACTAGAGGGGTTAAAAACAATTATAGGTCAAGAAAGTGCAATAAAAGCTATGGAGCTTGGACTTAAAATAGATAATTCTGCATATAACATATTTGTAGCTGGAGACAGTGGGACAGGAAAAACGACTTATGTACTTAATGCTTTAAAATCTCATGCTAAAGAAAAAGATGAACATAAAGATTGGTGCTATGTATATAATTTTGAAAATAATAGAGAGCCAATAGCTATATCAATGCAAAGAGGGATGGGAAAATTATTTAAAAAAGATATGGAAAAGTTAATTGAGACACTACTTGATGAGCTTAAAGATGCTTTTGAAAGTGAAGATTTTGAATTAGCTAAAAATGAATTACTAGATGATTATGAAATAGAAAAAGATGCTCTTATACAGCAAATAAAAAAATATGGAGAAGAAAAAGGATTTAAATTAAAAAGCAGTAAAGTTGGAATGATATTTACTCCTGTAGATGAAGATATAGATACAACTACAGAGGAGTTTTATAAAATAAAAAAAGAGCTTGAAAATGCTGCCATACAGGTTGCTTATAAAATTAAGGATATAGAAGAAGAAGCTAAAGAGGCTCTTTTAGACTTAGAATACGAAATAGGTAAATTTGTAGTAAGTCCTCACATAGATAGTTTAATAGAGAGATATGGAGGATTTGATAAAGTCACTAAATACTTAGAAGATACTAAAAATGATATATTAGAGTATGTTTATTTATTCTACATGGATGAAGAGGATTTGAAAGATAAGTATGATAAAGAACATTTTACTAGATATAAGGTAAATCTATTAGTTGATAATGGGTTAGATCAAGAACAAGCACCTGTTATTTTAGAAATCAATCCAAGTCCAGCTAATTTGTTTGGAAAAGCAGAGTATGAGTACTATAATGGAACTGTAAAAACAGACTTTACTAAATTATTGCCAGGAGCTTTTCATAAAGCAAATGGAGGATATTTAGTTTTATATGCTGAACAGTTATTAAGATATAATCTATCTTGGGACATTTTGAAAAAAACTATACAACAAGGAGAAATAACATTAGATACTCAGACCGCTATAAGACCTGAAAAAATACCTGTAAATGTAAAGGTTATATTAATAGGGAGTAATTATATATATAATTTAATGTATAATTATGATTCTGAATTTAATAAATACTTTAAAATATTTGTAGACTTTGATAATGAAATGAAAAAAGATATAGAGAATGAAATGAGGGTAGCTAAATTTATATCATCGTATTGTAAAGAGAAGAATTTAAAACATTTTACTTATGAAGGAGTTCAACAAATCATAAAATATAGTACGAGAATAACTGGAGATAAAGAAAAGTTATCTACTAATTTTAACAAGATAGTTGAAATATTAGTTGAAGCCGATGCATATGCAGATATAAGAGGAGCTAAACTAGTAGATAAAGAAGATGTCTTAAAAGCTATAAGAGAAAGAAGAGAAAGGTTTGGAAAGATAGAAAGAAAAATGGATGAATCTTTAGAAAAAGGATTTACACTTATATCAACTAAAGGTTCTAAGGTTGGAGTTATAAATGGATTGTCAGTTCTTAATATGGGGGAATATTCATTTGGTAGACCTTCAAGAATAACAGTTACAACTGCTCCAGGAAGCAATGGTATAGTTAATATTGAAAGAGAAGTTGAAATGAGTGGGCCTATTCATAGTAAAGGTGTTTTAATTTTAACTGGATTTTTATTAGAAAGTTTAGCGCAAGAATTTCCTCTATCATTGAATGCTAATATATGTTTTGAACAAAACTATGGAGGTGTAGATGGAGATAGTGCTTCTGGAGCTGAATTATATGCTTTATTATCATCGTTAAGTGATGTTCCTATAAAACAAAACATTGGAGTTACAGGTTCAATAAATCAAAAAGGTGATATACAGGTTGTAGGAGGAATAACTGAAAAAGTAGAAGGATTTTATTTTGCTTGCAAGAAAAAAGGATTAACTGGAAATGAAGGTATAATTTTACCAAGAAATAATCTTAGAAATTTAATTTTACTAGAAGAAGTAAATCAAGCAATAGAAGATGGAATATTCCATATTTATCCTATAGATAGAGTTGAAGAAGCAATTGCTATTTTAACTGATAAAACTTTTGATGAAGTTAAAGATTTAGCTTTGAAAAAATTAAAAAAATATTATGATTTAGATAAAAAATAG
- a CDS encoding VanW family protein: MKRQKIYFLLIISVLFYLGQSNEVYAIGEEGKIYKNIYIENIDVSGLTKKEAIKKLNKEIYISDKINLIYDKNIYELKLKDINFNYKLEEAINNAYEFTRKDNFLQNIKTKFNLSFGKRRNLNLEPVFNDEKLDLYINNLCSNINIEPKNANIKVEKNQFNITNEINGISVDSKKLFELIKEELISKSYKDIQIPINIIYPEYNHENLSKINTVLGRFETEFNAKNLNRVNNIKVAVNNASNILLNSKKEFSFNEFIGKRSVDRGFKEAPVIVNGELTSGMGGGICQVSSTIYNSALYAGLEIVQARNHSIPSGYIPKGRDAAVSYGNIDLVFKNNYNNSVLIENKVEGNKIISTIYGNESDKKQIDIDTDILETIEPNTKIKDSDSIDEGKSKVESKGRKGYKVNTYRVYKNIDGQIEKKEFINESYYPPKDKVIIKGTKKNSYNIDTTNLKII; this comes from the coding sequence TTGAAGAGACAAAAAATATATTTTCTATTAATAATATCTGTATTATTTTATTTAGGACAATCTAACGAAGTTTATGCAATTGGTGAGGAAGGTAAGATATACAAAAACATATATATTGAAAATATTGATGTCTCAGGATTAACGAAAAAAGAAGCTATAAAAAAATTAAATAAAGAAATATATATAAGTGATAAAATTAATTTGATATATGATAAAAATATTTATGAGTTAAAATTAAAAGATATAAATTTTAATTATAAATTAGAAGAAGCTATTAACAATGCTTATGAGTTTACTAGAAAAGATAATTTCTTACAAAACATAAAAACAAAATTTAACCTAAGTTTTGGAAAAAGGAGAAATTTAAATTTAGAACCTGTTTTTAATGATGAAAAATTAGATTTATATATAAATAACTTATGTAGTAATATAAATATAGAACCTAAAAATGCAAATATTAAGGTTGAAAAAAATCAATTCAATATAACTAATGAAATAAATGGAATTAGTGTGGATAGTAAAAAATTATTTGAATTAATAAAAGAAGAACTAATTAGCAAAAGTTATAAAGATATTCAAATTCCTATAAATATTATATATCCTGAGTATAATCATGAAAACTTATCTAAAATAAATACAGTTTTAGGAAGATTTGAGACAGAGTTTAATGCGAAAAATTTAAACAGAGTTAATAATATAAAGGTTGCTGTTAACAATGCAAGTAATATATTATTAAACTCAAAAAAAGAATTTTCTTTTAATGAATTTATAGGGAAAAGAAGTGTGGATAGAGGATTTAAAGAAGCTCCTGTGATAGTTAATGGAGAATTAACTTCAGGTATGGGAGGAGGCATATGTCAGGTATCTAGTACTATTTATAATTCAGCTTTATATGCAGGATTAGAAATTGTACAAGCTAGAAACCATAGTATTCCTAGTGGATATATACCAAAAGGAAGAGATGCGGCTGTATCTTATGGAAATATTGATTTAGTTTTTAAAAATAATTATAATAACTCTGTTTTAATAGAGAATAAGGTTGAGGGAAATAAAATTATTTCAACTATATATGGAAATGAATCAGATAAAAAACAAATTGATATAGATACTGATATTTTAGAAACTATCGAGCCTAATACTAAAATTAAAGATAGTGATTCTATAGATGAAGGTAAAAGCAAGGTCGAGAGCAAAGGAAGAAAAGGATATAAAGTTAATACTTATAGAGTTTATAAAAATATAGATGGACAAATTGAGAAAAAAGAATTTATAAACGAAAGTTATTATCCTCCTAAAGATAAAGTGATAATAAAAGGAACTAAGAAGAATTCTTATAATATAGATACAACTAATTTAAAAATAATCTAA
- a CDS encoding ABC transporter permease, with protein MSSNTNIKKKISLSNNTILFSVISILLGLIVGAIALMIAGFDPIEAYSVMIDGIIGKPKYIAWTIIKSTPLILTGLSVAFAFKTGLFNIGAEGQFIVGALAATLVGYGVQLPAIIHIPLTLAVAALAGACWGGFAGFLKSKFGVNEVISTIMLNWIAFYLNNYMVMTPWLREGNSEASHLINDSASISIDWLTGLVGPATKVNWGIIIAIILVILIAFILAKTTLGYELRGVGFNKFGAEYGGINVQSSIFKSMAIAGALAALAGAIQVIGVTQGITVLAAPEGNGFDGIAVALIANSNPIGVIFSGLLFGGLKYGGTKMQTIQAPSEVINIVIGSIVYFIALSSVVRMLFVKYINKRKQGGTE; from the coding sequence ATGAGTAGCAACACTAATATAAAAAAGAAAATATCTTTAAGCAATAATACTATACTATTTTCTGTTATATCTATACTTCTTGGATTAATTGTAGGAGCTATAGCACTTATGATAGCAGGATTTGATCCTATAGAAGCTTATTCAGTTATGATTGATGGGATAATAGGAAAACCAAAATATATAGCGTGGACTATTATTAAATCTACACCTCTTATATTAACAGGTCTTTCAGTGGCTTTTGCATTTAAGACGGGACTGTTTAATATAGGTGCAGAAGGACAATTTATAGTTGGAGCTTTGGCTGCAACATTAGTGGGATATGGAGTTCAATTGCCTGCTATAATACACATACCTCTTACACTAGCTGTAGCTGCATTAGCAGGAGCTTGTTGGGGTGGATTTGCAGGGTTCTTAAAATCTAAATTTGGGGTTAATGAAGTTATATCCACTATAATGTTAAACTGGATTGCTTTTTATTTAAATAACTATATGGTAATGACACCTTGGTTAAGAGAAGGTAACAGTGAAGCATCTCATTTAATAAATGATAGTGCTAGTATAAGTATAGATTGGTTGACAGGACTTGTAGGACCGGCGACTAAAGTTAACTGGGGAATTATAATAGCAATAATATTAGTAATATTAATAGCATTTATATTAGCGAAAACAACTTTAGGATATGAATTAAGAGGAGTTGGATTTAATAAATTCGGAGCTGAGTATGGTGGGATAAACGTACAATCTTCTATATTTAAGTCAATGGCTATAGCAGGTGCGTTAGCTGCATTAGCAGGAGCTATACAAGTTATAGGTGTAACTCAAGGTATAACGGTATTAGCAGCTCCAGAAGGAAATGGATTTGATGGTATTGCAGTAGCTTTAATTGCTAATAGTAACCCAATAGGAGTTATATTCTCTGGATTATTATTTGGAGGATTAAAGTATGGAGGAACAAAGATGCAAACTATACAAGCTCCATCAGAAGTAATAAATATAGTTATAGGTTCTATAGTTTATTTTATAGCTTTAAGTAGTGTCGTAAGAATGTTATTTGTAAAATATATAAATAAAAGAAAGCAAGGGGGAACTGAATAA
- the queG gene encoding tRNA epoxyqueuosine(34) reductase QueG: MNSRKLKNYCEKIGIKTVGIAGVGPYYDLEKIILERDTKGYITGMEEPSIEKRINPRVTMENANSIIVCAFPYYTSDYKDSNLSKYCYGKDYHLVAKSKLEEIANYIKSEVEDFEYMVFADNGPLVDRYLAKISGIGYYGINNNIITDEFGSYVFIGYIINNFKFELDEVNIKTCKQCGVCQTACPGGAILGNFNFNPKNCLSYITQKKEELTSEEIEALRRGYKVFGCDICQEVCPHNKCIEKTTIEEFHKDIKINLDKDEIYSISNKEFKRRYNDKAFSWRGRKIIQRNMEILDK; encoded by the coding sequence ATGAATAGCAGAAAATTAAAAAATTATTGTGAAAAAATTGGGATAAAAACAGTGGGGATAGCAGGAGTAGGACCATACTATGACCTAGAAAAAATAATATTAGAAAGGGATACTAAAGGATATATTACTGGAATGGAGGAGCCGTCTATAGAAAAAAGAATAAATCCTAGGGTTACTATGGAAAATGCAAATTCTATAATAGTATGTGCTTTCCCTTATTATACTTCAGATTACAAGGATTCAAATTTATCAAAGTATTGTTATGGAAAGGATTATCATTTAGTTGCAAAATCAAAGCTAGAGGAAATTGCAAATTATATAAAAAGTGAAGTAGAAGACTTTGAATATATGGTATTTGCTGATAATGGACCATTAGTAGATAGGTATTTAGCTAAAATATCTGGGATTGGATATTATGGAATAAATAACAATATAATAACTGATGAATTTGGGTCATATGTTTTTATCGGATATATAATAAACAATTTTAAATTTGAACTAGATGAGGTTAACATTAAAACTTGTAAACAATGTGGTGTATGCCAAACTGCTTGTCCTGGTGGTGCTATATTAGGTAATTTTAATTTTAATCCTAAAAATTGTTTATCATATATTACTCAGAAAAAAGAAGAATTAACTAGTGAAGAGATAGAAGCTTTAAGAAGAGGGTATAAAGTTTTTGGATGTGACATATGTCAAGAAGTATGTCCTCATAATAAATGTATAGAAAAAACTACTATAGAAGAATTTCACAAGGATATAAAAATTAATTTGGATAAGGATGAGATATATAGTATTTCAAATAAAGAATTTAAAAGAAGATATAATGATAAAGCATTTAGTTGGAGAGGTAGAAAAATAATACAAAGGAATATGGAGATTTTAGATAAATAA